Proteins from one Faecalibacterium sp. I3-3-33 genomic window:
- a CDS encoding GTP-binding protein yields the protein MLRAKGFVQDKNGWVELNATADGLTANAIPKGQEVLIVIGEGLEKERIEVRLKG from the coding sequence GTGCTGCGGGCGAAAGGCTTCGTACAGGACAAGAACGGCTGGGTGGAGCTGAACGCCACCGCCGACGGCCTGACGGCAAACGCTATCCCCAAGGGGCAGGAAGTGCTCATCGTGATCGGGGAGGGGCTGGAGAAAGAACGGATTGAGGTGAGATTAAAGGGGTAA
- a CDS encoding YczE/YyaS/YitT family protein, protein MNGTALRKPTARRVVGMVAGIVIIALGIALFKQSHLGNDSISALNMRLAELLGISLGTQNLCTNILFFLLEFWFGRKYIGLGTFVNGICIGYIVTAFYDPIHAHFGDAPSLAVQLAWVIAAVLVTALGASLYQTADLGIAPYDYLSLGLRDYTPCPYFGCRIFTDALSALLCWLLGGLVGLGTLICAFCLGPFIQFFDRTFSQKVLQYKPNN, encoded by the coding sequence ATGAACGGCACCGCATTGCGCAAACCGACTGCCCGGCGGGTGGTGGGCATGGTGGCGGGCATCGTCATCATCGCCCTTGGCATTGCGCTTTTCAAGCAGTCCCACCTCGGCAACGACTCCATCAGCGCCCTGAACATGCGGCTGGCGGAGCTGCTCGGCATCTCGCTGGGCACCCAGAACCTGTGCACGAACATCCTGTTTTTCCTGCTGGAATTCTGGTTCGGGCGCAAGTACATCGGCCTTGGCACCTTCGTCAACGGCATCTGCATCGGGTACATCGTCACGGCGTTCTATGACCCCATTCACGCCCACTTCGGCGACGCGCCGTCGCTGGCGGTGCAGTTGGCGTGGGTCATCGCGGCGGTGCTGGTCACGGCGCTGGGCGCTTCGCTCTACCAGACCGCCGACCTCGGCATCGCGCCCTACGATTACCTTTCCCTCGGTCTGCGGGACTACACACCCTGCCCGTACTTCGGGTGCCGCATCTTCACCGATGCGCTCAGCGCCCTGCTGTGCTGGCTGCTGGGTGGCCTTGTGGGCCTTGGCACCTTGATCTGTGCGTTCTGCCTTGGGCCCTTCATCCAGTTCTTCGATCGGACGTTCTCCCAGAAGGTGCTGCAATACAAACCGAACAATTGA
- a CDS encoding isochorismatase family protein has translation MVLLVVDTQKGIVDERLYAFEKFVSNIRKLIRTAREQGIEVVYVQHDDGPGTGFSIGDDEFEVYSGFASLLTEKRFVKTVCSAFKKESGLLEYLTEKGEKDVMVCGIMTDFCINATVEAGFEHGLHMIVPAYANSTQDNEYMTGEQSYRYYNEFLWPDRYADCVPMDKALELLKK, from the coding sequence ATGGTTTTACTGGTTGTGGATACACAGAAAGGTATCGTGGATGAACGCCTGTATGCGTTTGAAAAGTTTGTCAGCAACATCAGGAAACTGATCCGGACTGCCCGCGAACAGGGAATCGAGGTCGTCTATGTCCAGCATGACGATGGGCCCGGTACAGGCTTTTCCATCGGAGACGATGAATTTGAGGTCTATTCCGGGTTTGCGTCGCTGCTGACTGAAAAACGGTTCGTCAAAACCGTATGCAGTGCGTTCAAAAAAGAAAGCGGTCTGCTGGAATATCTGACGGAAAAGGGCGAAAAAGATGTGATGGTCTGCGGCATCATGACCGACTTCTGCATCAATGCAACGGTGGAGGCAGGCTTTGAGCATGGCCTGCACATGATCGTTCCTGCCTATGCAAATTCCACGCAGGACAACGAGTACATGACAGGGGAGCAGAGCTACCGCTATTACAATGAATTCCTCTGGCCGGACCGCTATGCCGATTGTGTGCCCATGGACAAGGCGCTGGAGCTGCTCAAAAAGTGA
- a CDS encoding O-acetyl-ADP-ribose deacetylase, with product MISEKVKNQIQVVQGDITKLDCDCIVNAANRSLLGGGGVDGAIHRAAGPELLAECRTLHGCRTGEAKITKGYRLRAKYIIHTVGPIYSGTAEDAAQLADCYRNSLNLAKEHDVHSIAFPAISTGVYGYPLDAATQIAVDTVTDWLQSHVDYDMRVIFCCFDARTAQVYQTKME from the coding sequence ATGATTTCTGAAAAAGTCAAAAATCAGATTCAAGTGGTGCAGGGTGATATTACCAAACTGGACTGTGACTGCATCGTAAATGCGGCCAATCGCAGTCTGCTGGGTGGCGGCGGTGTGGATGGTGCCATCCACCGGGCAGCAGGGCCGGAATTGTTGGCGGAGTGTCGTACGCTACACGGCTGCCGCACCGGCGAAGCAAAAATCACCAAGGGCTACCGGTTGAGAGCAAAGTATATCATTCATACGGTAGGCCCGATTTATTCCGGCACAGCAGAGGATGCCGCGCAGCTGGCGGACTGCTACCGCAATTCGCTGAACCTTGCCAAAGAGCATGATGTCCATAGCATTGCGTTCCCGGCAATTTCGACCGGCGTGTATGGCTACCCGCTGGATGCCGCCACCCAAATTGCGGTGGATACAGTGACAGATTGGCTGCAAAGCCACGTCGACTACGATATGAGGGTCATTTTCTGCTGCTTTGATGCCCGGACGGCGCAGGTGTATCAGACAAAAATGGAGTAA
- the sfsA gene encoding DNA/RNA nuclease SfsA translates to MKYREIADGIFVDRPNRFIAHVEVNGAVETVHVKNTGRCKELLLPGTAVRLEVSDNPKRKTKYDLVAVHKQGLGWVNMDSQAPNKAVGEWLAKQGYDYIKPEFIYGKSRIDFYMEKGEQKYLMEVKGCTLEVDGIGYFPDAPTERGVKHLHELAQAQQAGYRCAVAFVIQMEGITEVRPNVSTQPEFGTALAEAKAAGVRVLFLLCRVGRDSLEIMEQREG, encoded by the coding sequence TTGAAATACAGAGAAATCGCAGACGGCATTTTTGTTGACCGTCCCAACCGCTTTATTGCCCATGTGGAAGTGAATGGAGCAGTGGAAACCGTCCATGTCAAGAACACCGGGCGGTGCAAGGAACTGCTGCTGCCCGGTACGGCGGTGCGGCTGGAAGTGTCAGATAACCCGAAACGCAAAACAAAATACGACCTTGTGGCGGTACATAAGCAGGGGCTTGGTTGGGTCAACATGGACAGTCAGGCACCCAACAAGGCAGTAGGAGAGTGGCTTGCAAAACAGGGCTACGACTATATCAAGCCGGAATTCATCTATGGCAAGTCCCGCATCGACTTTTATATGGAAAAGGGCGAGCAAAAGTATCTGATGGAAGTCAAGGGCTGCACACTGGAAGTGGACGGTATCGGCTATTTCCCGGATGCACCCACCGAGCGGGGTGTGAAGCACCTGCACGAGCTGGCGCAGGCACAGCAGGCAGGGTATCGGTGCGCAGTGGCTTTCGTGATTCAGATGGAAGGCATCACCGAGGTGCGGCCAAATGTCAGCACACAGCCGGAGTTTGGTACGGCACTGGCCGAAGCAAAGGCCGCAGGTGTGCGGGTGCTGTTTCTGCTCTGCCGTGTGGGGCGTGACAGCTTGGAAATCATGGAGCAGCGGGAAGGCTGA
- a CDS encoding MerR family transcriptional regulator, producing the protein MMTVNEVSKRTGVSIRTLQYYDKIGLLRAAGRTEAGYRLYDDAALERLQQILLFRELEFPLKDIQKIVENPAFDRQKALEQQITLLTLKKQHLEDLIGLAQKIRTTGGMVMDFTAFDTQKIKKYTEQAKKEWGETPEYKEFEEKTAHKTEKEVKDMSSQLMDIVAAFGGMQSKDPADSEVQAQVKKLQEFITEHYYNCSKVILNQLGQMYGAGGAFTENINAAGGAGAAEFAQKAIEIYCK; encoded by the coding sequence ATGATGACAGTGAACGAAGTGAGTAAGCGGACCGGAGTGAGCATCCGGACCCTGCAATATTACGATAAAATCGGTCTGCTGCGCGCGGCGGGCCGTACCGAAGCAGGCTATCGGCTGTATGACGATGCCGCGCTGGAACGTTTGCAGCAGATCTTATTGTTCCGGGAACTGGAATTTCCGCTGAAGGACATCCAGAAAATCGTGGAGAATCCTGCTTTTGACCGGCAGAAAGCACTGGAACAGCAGATCACACTTCTGACATTGAAAAAGCAGCATCTTGAAGATCTGATCGGCCTTGCGCAGAAAATTCGAACCACAGGAGGAATGGTTATGGACTTTACCGCATTTGATACGCAGAAGATCAAGAAGTATACCGAGCAGGCCAAAAAGGAATGGGGCGAAACGCCGGAATACAAAGAGTTTGAGGAAAAAACTGCCCATAAGACCGAGAAAGAAGTCAAGGACATGAGCAGTCAACTGATGGACATCGTGGCGGCATTCGGCGGGATGCAGAGCAAAGACCCGGCGGACTCTGAAGTGCAGGCACAGGTGAAGAAGCTGCAGGAGTTTATCACAGAGCACTACTACAACTGTTCCAAGGTGATCTTGAATCAGCTGGGGCAGATGTATGGGGCAGGCGGAGCATTTACGGAAAACATCAATGCTGCCGGCGGTGCCGGTGCCGCAGAATTTGCGCAGAAAGCCATTGAGATTTATTGCAAGTGA
- a CDS encoding desulfoferrodoxin family protein — protein MKAKFYICNHCGNLVTTIHNAGVPLVCCGEKMKELVPNTVEASGEKHLPVAELSGSRLTVTVGAVEHPMADVHYIQWIFVETENGGQIRYLNPGQAPNAVFELGSEKPVAVYAYCNLHGLWMTKL, from the coding sequence ATGAAGGCAAAGTTTTACATCTGCAATCACTGTGGCAACCTCGTCACTACCATCCATAACGCAGGCGTTCCGCTGGTCTGCTGCGGGGAGAAGATGAAAGAGCTGGTTCCCAATACGGTGGAAGCCAGCGGCGAGAAGCATCTGCCGGTGGCAGAGCTTTCCGGCAGTCGTCTCACGGTCACAGTGGGCGCGGTGGAGCACCCCATGGCGGATGTTCACTATATTCAGTGGATTTTTGTGGAGACTGAGAACGGCGGGCAGATCCGCTATCTGAATCCGGGGCAGGCTCCCAACGCGGTGTTTGAACTGGGAAGTGAAAAGCCGGTGGCCGTTTACGCATACTGCAATCTGCATGGGCTCTGGATGACGAAACTCTGA
- a CDS encoding helix-turn-helix domain-containing protein, translating into MRFDAKEFGGRIRDLRKKKGITQEQLSIMLNVSANHLAKVETGSRCCSIELLQDLSSCLNVRTDYLLNGDAPHNNHLRERLTFLAQELEKITADLPV; encoded by the coding sequence ATGCGATTTGATGCAAAAGAATTCGGCGGACGTATCCGCGATTTGCGGAAAAAGAAGGGGATTACACAGGAACAGTTGAGTATAATGCTGAACGTTAGTGCGAACCATCTTGCAAAAGTTGAAACGGGAAGCCGCTGCTGCTCGATTGAGTTGCTGCAGGATCTTTCGTCCTGCCTGAATGTCAGAACGGACTATCTGCTGAACGGAGATGCACCGCATAACAACCATCTGAGGGAAAGACTGACGTTTCTTGCACAGGAATTAGAAAAGATTACGGCGGACCTCCCGGTATGA
- a CDS encoding DUF523 domain-containing protein: protein MKILVSACLLGENCKYSGGNNYNQAVCDFARGHQVVPVCQEVLGGLPTPRCPAEIVQGVVTNKEGINVDREFRAGAAKALAIAKENGVELAILQSRSPSCGVKEIYDGTFSGTKIPGQGVFAKMLMDEGIRVLDAGELPKIILKNEDGKCQSD from the coding sequence ATGAAGATTCTGGTCAGCGCCTGCCTGCTGGGCGAAAACTGCAAATACAGCGGCGGAAACAATTACAATCAGGCGGTCTGCGATTTTGCGCGGGGGCATCAGGTGGTTCCGGTCTGCCAGGAGGTGCTGGGCGGCCTGCCCACACCGCGGTGCCCGGCGGAAATCGTGCAGGGCGTTGTCACGAACAAAGAGGGCATCAATGTGGACCGGGAGTTCCGAGCGGGCGCAGCCAAGGCCCTTGCCATCGCAAAAGAAAATGGGGTGGAGCTTGCCATTCTGCAATCCCGCAGCCCCAGCTGCGGCGTGAAGGAAATTTACGATGGAACGTTTTCCGGGACAAAGATTCCCGGACAGGGCGTTTTTGCCAAGATGCTGATGGACGAAGGCATCCGTGTTCTGGATGCCGGGGAATTGCCTAAAATTATCTTGAAAAATGAGGACGGAAAATGTCAATCAGACTGA
- a CDS encoding pentapeptide repeat-containing protein, producing MTERYCEGERFADLSFTEETFEDCDFTDCVFADCSFTKCELDHTTLNECKFVRCEITGLRSTHSSVQSLDFEDCRLNEIEWAPLMSNGAFPDPIHTLKECSLKYNTFTEMNFNRFDFSDGNEIAGSMFAKCEMQLANFKGVELHETEFYQCDLRKADFRDAAGYKVDILGSRLKDAKFSLPEAVNLLADLKIKLS from the coding sequence ATGACAGAGCGTTATTGTGAAGGTGAACGGTTTGCTGACCTGTCGTTCACCGAGGAGACTTTTGAGGACTGCGACTTTACCGATTGCGTATTTGCGGATTGCTCTTTTACCAAGTGCGAACTGGATCATACCACGCTGAACGAGTGCAAATTCGTGCGGTGTGAGATCACAGGTCTGCGCAGTACCCATTCCTCGGTGCAGTCGCTGGATTTTGAGGACTGCCGCCTGAATGAAATCGAGTGGGCACCGCTGATGTCCAATGGTGCCTTCCCGGACCCTATCCACACGCTGAAAGAGTGCAGTCTGAAATATAACACCTTCACCGAAATGAACTTCAACCGCTTCGACTTTTCGGACGGCAACGAAATTGCCGGCTCCATGTTTGCCAAATGCGAGATGCAGCTGGCGAATTTCAAGGGTGTGGAACTTCACGAAACGGAATTCTACCAGTGTGACCTGCGCAAGGCGGATTTCCGGGATGCCGCCGGTTATAAGGTGGACATTCTGGGCAGCCGCCTGAAGGATGCGAAATTTTCCCTGCCGGAAGCGGTGAATCTGCTGGCAGATTTGAAGATCAAGCTGTCGTAA
- a CDS encoding aminoacyl-tRNA hydrolase, whose protein sequence is MRQLIIARKDLQMSPGKLAAQCCHASLAFLTDPIGMGQGVEPIEKNGEITGYRAEIMLDKATYEEWFDGSFTKTICGAKNRNQLLKAKTIAEELGLVENKDFFLIRDACHTELEPEEFDENGEGMTLTCIGFRPLPDEIAHQISHKFHLY, encoded by the coding sequence ATGCGTCAACTCATCATTGCCCGAAAAGACCTGCAGATGTCTCCCGGTAAGCTGGCGGCGCAGTGCTGCCACGCTTCGCTGGCATTCCTCACCGACCCCATCGGCATGGGACAGGGCGTGGAACCCATTGAGAAAAACGGAGAAATTACCGGCTATCGGGCAGAAATCATGTTGGATAAAGCAACTTACGAAGAGTGGTTCGATGGCTCTTTTACCAAAACTATCTGCGGGGCAAAGAACCGCAATCAACTGCTGAAAGCAAAAACAATTGCCGAGGAATTGGGCCTTGTGGAAAACAAAGACTTCTTCCTCATCCGGGATGCCTGCCACACCGAGCTGGAACCGGAAGAATTTGATGAAAACGGCGAGGGCATGACTCTGACCTGCATCGGGTTCCGCCCGCTGCCGGATGAAATTGCACACCAGATCAGCCATAAGTTCCATTTGTATTGA
- a CDS encoding DUF5131 family protein translates to MSFLHDIWNPWHGCIKCSEGCQNCYMYFLDRMRDQNGAEIYKTKSGFSYPLQKDRTGHYKIQSGEQIRVCMTSDFFLEEADSWRAEAWDIMRQRSDVVFFLLTKRPQRVRECLPPDWGSGWDNIFFNVTCENQRRADERIPVLFDLPFKHKGIMCAPFIGPVSIRQYLSAGQIEQVICGGENYDGARPCNFDWVKSLRQECVDANVTFCFIETGTVFIKDGKRYHLPSKQLQSRMACKSGMNFQGRPIHFDLVDDWGYPIPQEDLYVPHFRANCETCGSKLICNGCSDCGKCL, encoded by the coding sequence GTGAGCTTCCTGCACGACATCTGGAATCCATGGCACGGCTGCATCAAGTGCAGCGAGGGCTGCCAGAACTGCTACATGTATTTTCTCGACCGGATGCGGGACCAGAACGGGGCCGAGATCTACAAAACGAAAAGCGGCTTTTCCTACCCGCTCCAGAAAGACCGCACCGGACACTACAAAATCCAGAGTGGTGAGCAGATCCGGGTCTGCATGACCTCGGATTTCTTCTTGGAAGAAGCCGACTCGTGGCGGGCTGAGGCGTGGGACATCATGCGCCAACGCAGCGATGTGGTGTTTTTTCTGCTCACCAAACGGCCGCAGCGGGTACGGGAGTGCCTGCCGCCGGACTGGGGCAGCGGTTGGGACAACATCTTTTTCAACGTCACCTGTGAAAATCAGCGCCGTGCCGATGAGCGCATTCCCGTCCTGTTCGACCTGCCCTTCAAGCACAAGGGCATCATGTGCGCGCCCTTCATCGGGCCAGTAAGCATCCGGCAGTACCTTTCCGCCGGGCAGATCGAGCAGGTCATCTGCGGCGGCGAAAACTATGATGGTGCCCGCCCCTGCAATTTCGATTGGGTCAAGTCTCTCCGGCAGGAATGCGTGGATGCCAACGTAACATTCTGCTTTATCGAGACCGGCACCGTGTTCATCAAGGACGGTAAACGCTACCACCTGCCCAGCAAGCAGCTGCAAAGCCGGATGGCCTGTAAATCCGGCATGAATTTTCAGGGCAGGCCCATTCATTTTGATCTCGTGGACGACTGGGGCTACCCCATCCCGCAGGAAGATCTCTATGTGCCCCATTTCCGCGCAAACTGCGAGACCTGCGGCAGCAAGTTGATCTGCAACGGCTGCAGTGACTGTGGAAAATGCTTATAA
- a CDS encoding macro domain-containing protein, with protein sequence MPFLMIRNDITKVAADAIVNPANRNLLQGSGTSRAIYQAAGEQQLTAACEAIGHCDLGRAVCTPAFGLSAKYIFHAVCPVWHGGGFGEAEQLASAYHSALELAAKYHCESVAFPLLSSGNYGYPKEQAFRIAVDTITQYVMEHDLTVYLVLYDRGSLAVSRKLFASVEEYIDDHYVAQNDESYGFGRRRRELSERRKQLEEDAALPMLGAVPAPAAAPRTARSLESLMDNLGESFTTRLLRLIDERGLKDSTVYKQSNISRQHFSKIQCNRDYNPKKKTVLAFAVGLHLSEDETIDLLKSAGYAFSDGSKRDWIVRYCLEHKIYNINQVNTLLFEYDQEQLGA encoded by the coding sequence ATGCCGTTTCTGATGATCCGCAACGACATCACCAAGGTGGCGGCGGATGCCATTGTCAACCCGGCCAACCGGAACCTTTTGCAGGGCAGCGGCACCAGCCGTGCCATCTATCAGGCGGCAGGGGAGCAGCAGCTGACCGCCGCCTGTGAAGCCATTGGGCACTGCGATTTGGGCAGGGCCGTGTGTACCCCGGCGTTCGGGCTGTCTGCAAAGTATATCTTCCATGCGGTGTGTCCGGTATGGCATGGCGGCGGGTTCGGCGAAGCAGAACAATTAGCCAGTGCCTACCACTCCGCATTGGAATTAGCCGCAAAGTACCACTGCGAAAGCGTGGCTTTCCCGCTGCTGTCCAGCGGGAACTATGGCTACCCCAAAGAACAGGCCTTCCGCATTGCGGTGGATACCATCACACAGTACGTCATGGAGCACGACCTGACCGTGTATCTGGTGCTTTACGACCGGGGCTCGCTGGCCGTGAGCCGGAAGCTGTTCGCCTCGGTGGAGGAGTACATTGACGACCACTATGTAGCACAGAACGATGAAAGCTACGGATTTGGCCGTCGGCGCAGGGAATTGTCAGAGCGGCGGAAGCAGCTGGAAGAAGATGCTGCCCTGCCGATGCTAGGTGCAGTTCCGGCACCCGCCGCGGCACCCAGGACAGCCCGCAGTCTGGAAAGCTTGATGGATAATCTCGGTGAAAGCTTCACCACCCGGCTGCTGCGGCTCATTGATGAGCGGGGGCTGAAGGACTCCACCGTGTACAAGCAGTCCAACATCTCCCGGCAGCATTTCTCCAAAATTCAGTGCAATCGCGACTACAACCCCAAAAAGAAAACGGTGCTGGCCTTTGCGGTTGGGCTGCACCTGTCCGAAGATGAAACCATCGACCTGCTCAAGAGCGCGGGCTATGCCTTTTCGGATGGCTCCAAGCGGGACTGGATCGTGCGGTATTGTCTGGAACACAAAATCTATAACATCAATCAGGTCAATACGCTATTGTTTGAATACGATCAGGAACAGCTGGGTGCGTGA
- a CDS encoding vWA domain-containing protein: MKKNLTELVFILDRSGSMGGLEQDTIGGFNAMLTRQKEQEGEANVTTILFDHEVQLLHDRFPLKAVAPLTEKDYYVCGCTALLDAIGYGVEKMVNIQRHLPEDERAEKVIFVITTDGLENASKRFSYEKIRRMIKREKEQYGWEFLFLGANMDAVQEAARFGIGADRAVRFENDAQGVAVNYHVVSETVCRMRQAVCPASVGAEWKEQIEADFQKRHHR, from the coding sequence GTGAAGAAAAATCTTACCGAGCTTGTTTTCATTCTGGATCGCAGCGGTTCCATGGGCGGGCTGGAGCAGGATACCATCGGCGGGTTCAACGCCATGCTGACCCGGCAGAAGGAGCAGGAAGGCGAAGCCAACGTGACCACCATCCTGTTTGACCACGAGGTGCAGCTGCTGCACGACCGTTTCCCGCTGAAGGCTGTTGCACCGCTGACCGAAAAGGACTATTACGTCTGTGGCTGCACGGCCCTGCTGGATGCCATTGGTTACGGCGTGGAAAAGATGGTGAATATCCAGCGCCATCTGCCGGAGGACGAGCGTGCCGAAAAGGTCATCTTTGTCATCACCACCGACGGACTGGAAAACGCCAGCAAGCGGTTTAGCTATGAGAAGATCCGCCGGATGATCAAGCGGGAAAAAGAGCAATACGGCTGGGAGTTCCTGTTCCTCGGTGCCAACATGGACGCTGTGCAGGAGGCCGCCCGCTTCGGCATCGGGGCAGACCGGGCGGTGCGGTTCGAGAACGATGCGCAGGGCGTGGCGGTCAACTACCATGTGGTCAGCGAAACGGTCTGCCGGATGCGGCAGGCAGTCTGCCCGGCATCCGTCGGTGCAGAGTGGAAAGAACAAATCGAAGCTGATTTCCAGAAGCGGCATCATAGGTAA
- a CDS encoding ADP-ribosylglycohydrolase family protein, translated as MLGAILGDIVGSPYEFDHNNYKHKDFPLLSEKSHFTDDTVMTVAVAVGLIDGKGLPERTFCAVQHEMRFWGCEYPHAGYGGMFRRWLHAENPKPYGSFGNGSAMRVSAAGWLFDTLDKTLEMAKVTAEVTHNHPEGIKGAQATAAVIFLARTGHSKPEIKQYVEQTFGYDLNRTCDEIRPTYHHVETCQETVPEAIIAFLESVSFEDALRNAVSLGGDSDTLACITGGIAEAFYGMPQELRDETLKRLPEDIREGYELFRWNIGQR; from the coding sequence ATGTTAGGAGCAATCTTGGGTGACATCGTGGGCAGTCCCTATGAATTTGACCACAACAATTACAAGCACAAGGATTTTCCGCTGCTGAGCGAGAAATCGCACTTCACCGATGATACGGTCATGACCGTTGCGGTGGCAGTTGGTCTGATTGACGGAAAGGGTCTGCCGGAGAGAACATTTTGTGCAGTGCAGCATGAAATGCGGTTCTGGGGCTGTGAATATCCCCATGCCGGTTACGGCGGGATGTTCCGCCGGTGGCTGCACGCAGAAAATCCGAAGCCCTATGGCAGTTTCGGCAACGGCTCGGCTATGCGGGTGTCGGCAGCAGGCTGGCTGTTCGACACGCTGGACAAAACATTGGAAATGGCAAAAGTGACCGCTGAAGTCACCCACAACCACCCGGAGGGCATCAAAGGCGCGCAGGCCACGGCGGCAGTGATTTTTCTGGCCCGTACCGGCCACAGCAAGCCGGAAATCAAACAATATGTGGAGCAGACCTTCGGTTATGACCTGAACCGTACCTGCGATGAAATTCGGCCGACCTATCATCATGTGGAGACCTGTCAGGAAACTGTGCCGGAAGCAATCATTGCTTTTCTGGAAAGCGTCAGTTTTGAGGATGCACTTCGCAATGCGGTCTCTCTGGGCGGCGACAGCGACACCCTTGCCTGTATCACCGGCGGCATTGCCGAAGCCTTTTACGGGATGCCGCAGGAACTGCGGGACGAGACTTTGAAACGTCTGCCGGAGGATATCCGGGAAGGATATGAGCTGTTTCGGTGGAACATCGGCCAGAGATAA
- a CDS encoding purine-nucleoside phosphorylase encodes MEHLYEKALESAEYIKTHTKKRPKIAVVLGSGLGKLTADFTDTEELSYKDIPNFPVSTVAGHKGALLAGKLGEKEVYALEGRFHFYEGYSMKEVCYPFYVFKLLGVEKVVLTNACGGINREFAPGTLMLITDFINMMGTNPLIGPNDERFGPRFPDMTEPYSLELRNLAKQTADELGIAYKEGVYMGFMGPCYETAAEIRAFAGMGADAVGMSTVPETMVCNYMGMKVLAVSCITNMATGIQTVKHSHARVLEIANQAGDTLCRWLGAVIQKVEG; translated from the coding sequence ATGGAACATCTTTATGAAAAGGCACTGGAAAGTGCGGAATATATCAAGACGCACACGAAAAAGCGCCCGAAGATCGCGGTGGTGCTGGGCTCCGGCCTTGGCAAGCTGACCGCGGACTTTACGGACACGGAAGAACTGTCCTACAAGGATATCCCAAACTTCCCGGTATCCACGGTGGCAGGACACAAAGGCGCATTGTTGGCTGGCAAGCTGGGCGAGAAAGAGGTCTATGCGCTGGAAGGACGGTTCCACTTTTATGAAGGCTACTCTATGAAGGAAGTCTGCTACCCGTTCTATGTGTTCAAGCTGTTGGGCGTGGAAAAGGTGGTTTTGACCAACGCCTGCGGCGGCATCAACCGGGAGTTTGCGCCGGGCACCCTGATGCTCATTACCGACTTCATCAACATGATGGGCACGAACCCCCTCATTGGCCCCAACGATGAGCGCTTCGGCCCCCGCTTCCCGGACATGACCGAACCTTACAGTCTGGAACTGCGGAACCTTGCCAAGCAGACCGCCGATGAACTGGGCATTGCCTACAAGGAGGGCGTTTACATGGGCTTTATGGGCCCTTGCTATGAAACGGCGGCTGAAATTCGCGCCTTTGCGGGGATGGGAGCCGATGCCGTGGGCATGAGCACCGTGCCGGAAACCATGGTCTGCAACTACATGGGCATGAAGGTACTGGCCGTCAGTTGCATCACTAACATGGCCACCGGCATCCAGACGGTCAAGCATAGCCACGCCCGCGTGCTGGAGATCGCAAATCAGGCAGGCGATACCCTGTGCCGATGGCTGGGTGCGGTGATCCAGAAGGTGGAAGGATAA
- a CDS encoding Hsp20/alpha crystallin family protein, with protein sequence MLMPTVFHENLFDDFFDPFWNDAALERMMNREARDTFGKRGANMMKTDVKQTDNGYEVAVDLPGCKKEDVQMDLNDGYLTIQAVRSHSSDEKDKKGRYLRRESFSGTCARSFYVGDVKKEDIHAKFEDGVLHVELPAPQQTKALPENPNLIEIE encoded by the coding sequence ATGCTTATGCCGACTGTTTTCCATGAAAACCTGTTCGATGATTTCTTCGATCCGTTCTGGAATGACGCTGCACTGGAACGTATGATGAACCGTGAGGCTCGTGATACCTTTGGTAAGCGCGGTGCAAACATGATGAAGACCGATGTCAAACAGACGGACAACGGCTACGAAGTAGCGGTTGATCTGCCGGGCTGCAAGAAGGAAGACGTTCAGATGGATTTGAACGACGGCTACCTGACCATTCAGGCAGTGCGTAGCCACAGCAGCGACGAAAAGGATAAGAAGGGCCGCTATCTGCGGCGCGAATCCTTCTCCGGCACCTGCGCGCGCAGTTTCTACGTGGGCGATGTGAAGAAGGAAGACATCCACGCAAAGTTCGAGGATGGCGTCCTGCATGTCGAGCTGCCTGCTCCTCAGCAGACGAAGGCTTTGCCTGAGAACCCGAACCTGATCGAGATCGAGTAA